A section of the Desulfatiglans sp. genome encodes:
- a CDS encoding HNH endonuclease: MYEDEWVDEAEIKREKQKARELRRTSWWLRRVNEGKCHYCGMNVGSKGLTMDHIVPLSRGGKSKKGNVVAACKECNNKKKYLLPVEWDEYLSSLNKDETVI, from the coding sequence ATGTATGAAGATGAGTGGGTTGATGAGGCTGAGATAAAAAGAGAAAAACAAAAGGCCAGGGAACTCAGGCGCACCTCCTGGTGGCTCAGGCGTGTTAATGAAGGCAAATGCCATTACTGCGGTATGAATGTGGGGTCAAAAGGGCTTACAATGGACCATATTGTGCCTTTAAGCCGGGGCGGTAAAAGTAAAAAGGGAAATGTTGTGGCCGCATGCAAGGAGTGCAACAATAAAAAAAAATACCTTCTCCCTGTTGAATGGGACGAATACCTCTCTTCTCTTAATAAAGATGAAACAGTGATCTAA
- a CDS encoding TonB family protein: MASYQKAMANFSFSLLAGIAITVLLFVFQPLLTKFANLSKTKERGHSVVIQQYKPPPPPELQEEERIEEKKKTTQTPKEQQVQRMQRPKIDMAMSGLTSGLGGTIEIGDVLKKDFKVSDSLFVSAFKLSEVDEAPKVLRALPPKYPFEAKQKGISGKVTLRFVVDSNGVAREPQVVSAEPKGVFEEAALEAVVKYKFRPAKKGGKAVDCIALLPIVFDLSE; this comes from the coding sequence ATGGCTAGTTATCAGAAAGCAATGGCTAATTTTTCTTTTAGTCTTTTGGCTGGTATAGCAATTACTGTGTTACTTTTTGTCTTCCAGCCGCTTTTGACTAAGTTTGCTAATCTAAGTAAAACAAAAGAGAGGGGGCATTCTGTAGTTATCCAGCAATATAAGCCGCCACCGCCCCCTGAACTTCAAGAGGAAGAGAGAATAGAGGAAAAGAAAAAGACTACTCAGACCCCCAAGGAACAGCAGGTTCAAAGAATGCAGAGGCCAAAGATTGATATGGCCATGTCTGGTTTGACTAGTGGTCTTGGAGGAACCATAGAAATAGGGGATGTCCTTAAAAAAGATTTTAAGGTTTCCGACTCTCTTTTTGTCTCTGCCTTTAAGCTGAGTGAGGTTGATGAGGCTCCAAAGGTGTTAAGGGCATTGCCTCCAAAATACCCATTTGAGGCAAAACAGAAGGGCATCTCAGGAAAGGTTACCTTGAGGTTTGTTGTTGACTCGAATGGGGTTGCACGGGAACCCCAGGTCGTAAGCGCAGAACCAAAGGGAGTGTTTGAAGAGGCAGCTCTTGAGGCAGTGGTAAAGTATAAATTTAGGCCTGCTAAAAAGGGCGGGAAGGCAGTGGACTGTATTGCTTTATTGCCTATTGTTTTTGACCTAAGCGAATAA
- a CDS encoding DUF3450 domain-containing protein has translation MIKRILWATALIAFVGSGSALAQDNPSEVHGKVSKTIATESKAQEKADDWGYDKQGMMIEIRDLKYRVTWKQYRQKKYKVYNEGVKEAIKNLQFSKDEINKLREQIDPYLEEVVDRLEAFIKNDLPFQPEERQRRIDALRKVLNNYNMQPSEKLNYIVSNGLKIEADYGKMIEHQEDVKLNLDGVDTKVNIMRIGRISMYYMTIDRKQIGMYNRATAKWEPVPESQLKEFKRAFDMALGKRAAEIVELPLGAI, from the coding sequence ATGATTAAACGTATTTTATGGGCAACGGCGCTTATTGCATTTGTAGGCAGTGGATCAGCCTTAGCACAGGATAACCCAAGTGAAGTCCATGGTAAGGTATCAAAAACCATCGCTACCGAATCAAAGGCGCAGGAAAAGGCAGATGATTGGGGTTATGACAAGCAAGGCATGATGATCGAGATAAGAGATCTCAAATACAGGGTCACATGGAAACAATATCGCCAGAAAAAATACAAGGTCTATAATGAGGGCGTAAAAGAGGCGATAAAAAATCTTCAATTCAGTAAAGATGAGATAAATAAGCTTCGTGAACAGATTGATCCCTACCTTGAAGAGGTGGTTGATCGTCTTGAGGCCTTTATCAAAAATGATCTCCCGTTTCAACCTGAAGAGAGACAGAGGCGCATAGATGCCCTTAGAAAAGTGCTGAACAACTACAATATGCAGCCAAGTGAAAAACTCAACTACATTGTCTCCAATGGTCTTAAAATAGAGGCTGATTATGGCAAGATGATTGAGCATCAGGAGGATGTTAAGCTGAATCTTGATGGTGTTGATACCAAGGTTAATATTATGAGGATAGGCAGGATATCCATGTATTACATGACAATCGATCGTAAACAGATCGGCATGTATAATCGTGCGACAGCAAAATGGGAGCCTGTCCCCGAGAGCCAGTTAAAAGAATTCAAGAGGGCCTTTGATATGGCCCTGGGAAAAAGGGCTGCTGAAATCGTCGAACTTCCTTTAGGAGCAATATAG
- a CDS encoding MotA/TolQ/ExbB proton channel family protein yields MYPLIITCLWMWYLIVKKAIDMYVYTRGWRPVQECINNAGKADFKCAVWQKNIMDGFIKEKTDSKDLNTEILDSIRTGQLTFVQQNIGLISLLATIAPLLGLLGTVSGMITTFSVIAEFGTGNAKALAGGISEALLTTQTGLVIAVPGLFICTFIARRATDLLQRMQRFCLMISQSTLINN; encoded by the coding sequence ATGTACCCCCTGATAATAACCTGTTTATGGATGTGGTATCTGATCGTTAAAAAGGCGATTGATATGTATGTCTATACCAGGGGATGGCGACCTGTACAGGAGTGTATCAATAACGCAGGCAAGGCAGATTTTAAGTGCGCTGTTTGGCAGAAAAATATAATGGATGGTTTCATAAAGGAAAAAACCGATAGCAAAGATCTGAATACTGAAATACTGGACAGTATCAGGACAGGTCAGCTTACGTTTGTTCAGCAGAATATCGGCCTTATATCTTTACTAGCCACAATAGCGCCCCTACTTGGGTTACTTGGTACGGTTAGCGGTATGATAACAACCTTTTCAGTTATTGCAGAATTCGGAACTGGAAATGCAAAGGCGTTGGCAGGGGGTATTTCAGAGGCATTATTGACAACACAGACAGGACTTGTTATTGCAGTCCCTGGGCTTTTTATCTGTACATTTATTGCCCGCAGGGCAACTGATCTGTTACAGAGAATGCAGCGGTTTTGCCTTATGATCTCGCAGTCCACGCTGATTAACAATTGA
- a CDS encoding flagellar motor protein MotA, which produces MAKNNIKYTILLSVIILFFTAGQLLAQSEGWKKIADNVNKDQDQALLDTAEMEQYVKMDKAALEKELANLKAQDAKEQAEYVKLEKEYDALRAQEAQLKKDLENEREEIQAIEDAVRAIGKDAISISRDNPITAEFPERKEVLESITQSNKFPGMNWIQALIEFYFSEIEESGRIVRREGKFIGPDGKETSGEIIRIGKSTTYYRLSDGSVGFLQPEADGTILKAVTGKTPGSMISNIKNFFDKSSDITSIDISSGGAFITFRDEKSFADWLEQGGAIMYVLLALGIFAALIAIERLIVLGTKSKASEKTMDHIKSMAEQGNWKEAKDFCSSKSRIPTCQMLDSALEHVGYSQDVLENALQESILKQSPKLERFLPTLALLATIAPLLGLLGTVSGMIQTFEVLTEVGSGDPAMLAGGISVALLTTYFGLSLAIPIMFVHHLLKAKVEKILVDMEEKGTAFIITLLKQGSK; this is translated from the coding sequence ATGGCTAAAAATAATATAAAATACACAATATTATTATCAGTAATTATCCTGTTTTTTACAGCAGGTCAGCTTTTGGCCCAGTCAGAAGGGTGGAAAAAGATAGCTGATAACGTAAACAAGGATCAGGATCAGGCGCTTCTGGATACTGCCGAGATGGAGCAGTATGTTAAAATGGATAAGGCAGCCCTTGAAAAAGAGCTTGCCAATCTCAAGGCTCAGGATGCAAAAGAGCAGGCAGAATATGTCAAGCTTGAAAAAGAGTATGATGCACTCCGTGCCCAGGAGGCCCAGCTCAAAAAGGATCTTGAAAATGAAAGGGAAGAGATCCAGGCAATAGAAGATGCGGTAAGGGCGATTGGAAAGGATGCAATAAGCATCTCCCGCGATAACCCCATAACAGCAGAATTTCCTGAAAGAAAAGAGGTGCTTGAAAGCATTACACAGTCCAACAAGTTCCCCGGTATGAACTGGATACAGGCCCTCATTGAGTTCTATTTCTCTGAAATAGAGGAATCGGGCAGGATTGTAAGGCGTGAAGGGAAATTTATCGGCCCTGATGGAAAAGAGACATCAGGTGAGATCATCAGGATTGGCAAGTCCACTACATATTACAGATTAAGTGACGGCTCTGTCGGTTTCCTGCAGCCAGAAGCTGACGGTACGATCCTCAAAGCCGTAACGGGCAAGACGCCTGGAAGTATGATTTCAAACATCAAGAATTTCTTTGACAAGTCATCTGATATTACATCTATAGATATATCGAGCGGCGGTGCTTTTATCACCTTCCGTGATGAGAAGTCATTCGCAGACTGGCTTGAGCAGGGTGGCGCCATCATGTATGTGCTGCTCGCTTTGGGCATATTTGCAGCCCTTATAGCCATTGAGCGTCTGATTGTCCTTGGTACAAAATCAAAGGCATCGGAAAAGACAATGGATCATATAAAGAGCATGGCAGAGCAGGGCAACTGGAAAGAGGCGAAGGACTTCTGTTCATCTAAAAGCCGCATACCCACATGCCAGATGCTTGACAGCGCGTTAGAGCATGTAGGATACAGCCAGGATGTACTTGAGAATGCTTTGCAGGAATCAATCCTGAAGCAGTCCCCCAAACTGGAAAGGTTCCTGCCAACCCTGGCGCTGCTCGCTACAATAGCTCCTCTGCTTGGTCTGTTAGGTACTGTGTCAGGTATGATCCAGACCTTTGAAGTACTCACAGAGGTGGGTTCAGGCGATCCGGCAATGCTTGCAGGCGGTATATCTGTAGCCCTTCTCACAACATATTTTGGCCTTAGCCTGGCTATACCGATTATGTTTGTGCACCATTTACTGAAGGCCAAGGTTGAAAAGATCCTTGTTGATATGGAAGAAAAAGGGACTGCCTTTATAATCACCCTTCTTAAACAGGGTTCTAAATAA
- a CDS encoding biopolymer transporter ExbD has protein sequence MGRLSLGHKKGEDSVNINMSPMVDMTFLLLIFFLVTTTFVKESGVDVNRPVASTAESKENTNIVIGVTKEGMIYIENQIIDVRSVRSRMERFKSEMPEGNVVITADKDSLFGVAIEVLDQVRLAGIKNVVVAATKE, from the coding sequence ATGGGAAGATTATCATTAGGGCATAAAAAAGGTGAAGATTCAGTAAATATAAATATGTCGCCTATGGTTGATATGACATTTTTATTGTTAATATTTTTCCTGGTTACAACCACCTTTGTAAAGGAGTCAGGCGTTGATGTCAACCGCCCTGTAGCCTCAACGGCTGAATCCAAAGAGAATACCAATATTGTTATTGGTGTTACAAAGGAGGGCATGATCTATATAGAAAATCAGATCATTGATGTCAGGTCTGTAAGGTCCAGGATGGAGCGTTTCAAGAGTGAAATGCCTGAGGGAAATGTGGTAATAACCGCTGACAAGGACAGCCTTTTTGGGGTTGCAATAGAGGTCCTTGATCAGGTAAGACTGGCAGGTATAAAAAATGTTGTAGTAGCTGCAACGAAAGAGTAA
- a CDS encoding co-chaperone GroES: MKIKPLSDRILVLRTEGEQKTSGGIFIPDTAKEKPLEGKVVAAGPGKVDDQGVRVPLAVKENDRILFSKYAGTEIKLNGIEHLIMREDDILGIIEG, from the coding sequence ATGAAGATTAAACCTTTAAGCGACAGAATTCTTGTCTTGAGAACAGAAGGGGAACAGAAGACATCTGGAGGGATTTTTATCCCTGACACTGCAAAGGAAAAACCCCTTGAAGGAAAGGTGGTGGCAGCAGGCCCCGGAAAGGTAGATGACCAGGGAGTTCGTGTACCTCTGGCTGTTAAGGAGAATGACAGGATTCTATTCAGCAAATATGCTGGCACTGAGATTAAATTAAACGGTATAGAACATCTAATCATGAGAGAAGATGATATATTAGGAATTATAGAGGGATAA
- the groL gene encoding chaperonin GroEL (60 kDa chaperone family; promotes refolding of misfolded polypeptides especially under stressful conditions; forms two stacked rings of heptamers to form a barrel-shaped 14mer; ends can be capped by GroES; misfolded proteins enter the barrel where they are refolded when GroES binds), with protein sequence MAKKEIKYSAIAREKTMTGVDTLANAVKITFGPKGRNVLIEKSWGSPIATKDGVTVAKEIELEDKFENMGAQMVKEVASKTSDVAGDGTTTATILAQSIVREGLKLVTSGINPMSIKRGIDKSVAMVVDELKKISKPTKDKSEIAQVGTISANNDRTIGDIIAEAMEKVGKEGVITVEEAKSMETSLEIVEGMQFDRGYLSPYFVTNAEKMVVSLDDPYILLNEKKISNMREMIPILEKIAQSGRPFVIIAEDVEGEALATLVVNRLRGTLKCAAVKAPGFGDRRKAMLEDIAILTGGKVISEDMGHKLENITIDDLGTAKKITIDKDNTTIVDGGGAKKELEGRVKQIRAQIEETTSDYDREKLQERLAKLIGGVAVISVGAATEAEMKEKKARVEDALNATRAAVEEGIVPGGGVALIRAQKVLDNTTFEGEEQSGLNIIKKAIEEPIKQIANNAGFEGSVVVKNVQALTGNKGFNAETGEYEDVVKAGIIDPTKVTRFALQNAASVAGLLLTTEAMVAEKPEKKKTATPAMPEDMY encoded by the coding sequence ATGGCTAAAAAAGAGATCAAATACAGCGCAATTGCGAGAGAAAAAACAATGACAGGCGTAGACACCCTGGCCAATGCAGTAAAGATAACATTCGGACCAAAGGGCAGGAACGTACTTATTGAAAAATCATGGGGCTCACCGATTGCCACAAAAGATGGTGTAACAGTAGCAAAAGAGATAGAACTGGAAGACAAGTTTGAAAATATGGGCGCCCAGATGGTTAAAGAGGTTGCCTCAAAGACATCAGATGTGGCTGGCGACGGGACAACCACAGCAACTATTCTTGCCCAGTCCATTGTGAGAGAAGGCTTAAAGCTCGTTACCTCCGGTATAAACCCGATGTCCATCAAAAGGGGCATAGATAAATCAGTAGCAATGGTAGTTGATGAACTCAAGAAGATATCCAAGCCAACCAAGGATAAAAGTGAGATAGCACAGGTCGGGACAATCTCTGCCAATAACGACCGCACTATCGGTGATATCATTGCCGAGGCTATGGAAAAGGTAGGTAAAGAGGGTGTTATCACCGTTGAAGAGGCCAAGTCAATGGAGACATCACTTGAAATAGTAGAAGGTATGCAGTTTGATCGCGGCTACCTCTCCCCCTACTTTGTAACAAACGCTGAGAAGATGGTTGTAAGCCTTGATGACCCCTATATTCTTCTTAACGAAAAAAAAATCAGTAATATGCGCGAAATGATCCCGATCCTTGAAAAGATCGCCCAGTCAGGACGCCCGTTTGTTATCATAGCAGAGGATGTTGAGGGTGAGGCACTTGCAACGCTCGTTGTAAACAGGCTCAGGGGCACTCTCAAGTGTGCGGCAGTAAAGGCGCCCGGTTTTGGCGATAGAAGAAAGGCCATGCTTGAAGACATCGCAATACTTACCGGCGGTAAGGTTATCAGCGAAGACATGGGGCATAAGCTTGAGAACATAACCATCGATGACCTTGGCACAGCCAAGAAGATTACCATTGACAAGGATAACACCACTATAGTTGATGGCGGTGGCGCCAAAAAAGAGCTTGAAGGAAGGGTAAAACAGATAAGGGCACAGATTGAAGAGACCACAAGCGATTATGACCGTGAAAAACTCCAGGAACGTCTTGCAAAGCTTATAGGCGGTGTTGCAGTTATAAGTGTTGGTGCGGCAACAGAGGCAGAGATGAAGGAGAAAAAGGCAAGAGTTGAGGATGCCCTTAACGCCACAAGGGCTGCCGTAGAAGAGGGCATTGTCCCTGGCGGCGGTGTTGCGCTTATACGCGCACAGAAGGTCCTTGATAATACGACCTTTGAAGGCGAGGAACAGTCTGGTCTCAACATCATTAAAAAGGCTATAGAAGAGCCCATTAAACAGATTGCAAACAATGCAGGTTTTGAAGGTTCTGTTGTTGTAAAAAATGTGCAGGCTCTTACAGGCAATAAAGGATTTAATGCAGAGACAGGCGAATATGAAGATGTGGTCAAGGCAGGGATTATTGACCCGACAAAGGTCACCAGGTTTGCCCTTCAGAATGCCGCATCTGTAGCCGGTTTGCTTTTAACCACAGAAGCAATGGTGGCTGAAAAACCTGAGAAGAAAAAGACTGCTACACCCGCAATGCCTGAAGATATGTATTAA
- a CDS encoding C_GCAxxG_C_C family protein, producing MGYTDKNMEKIEELGNRKWDDNAIKARINGFLSGGIPKKRLNKKELLAHKEEILDRVQLRAEEYNYIFKNCAQGTAMALMEEFGLGDMQVIKALTLFPGIGGSGEMCGGVTGSIIAFGLFYGGDDPFELEKVGPAMEIAQRFMAYFEDEIGYLLCSDIQERVIFGKNMDPGASAANMGAFASAKGFEKCGLPPGSGARLAAEFMIDRFPGYL from the coding sequence ATGGGGTATACAGATAAAAACATGGAAAAGATAGAGGAGCTGGGCAACAGGAAATGGGATGATAATGCCATAAAGGCGAGGATAAATGGATTTTTGTCAGGGGGTATCCCCAAAAAGAGGCTTAATAAAAAAGAGCTGCTGGCCCATAAAGAGGAGATACTGGACAGGGTTCAGTTAAGGGCTGAGGAGTATAATTATATCTTTAAAAACTGTGCCCAGGGCACTGCTATGGCGCTCATGGAGGAGTTTGGACTGGGAGACATGCAGGTCATTAAGGCGCTTACCCTTTTTCCTGGTATTGGCGGGTCAGGTGAGATGTGCGGTGGAGTAACGGGTAGCATTATTGCTTTTGGTCTTTTTTATGGGGGAGATGACCCTTTTGAACTGGAAAAGGTAGGGCCTGCAATGGAAATTGCACAGAGATTCATGGCCTACTTTGAGGATGAAATCGGGTATCTTTTATGTTCAGATATTCAGGAGAGAGTCATCTTCGGGAAAAATATGGACCCTGGCGCCAGCGCTGCAAACATGGGTGCATTTGCATCGGCAAAGGGTTTTGAAAAGTGCGGGCTTCCTCCGGGCTCAGGTGCGCGCCTTGCTGCCGAGTTTATGATAGATCGATTTCCCGGGTATCTATAA
- the dksA gene encoding RNA polymerase-binding protein DksA, with product MNKKTLQHFRKRLTDQLDELHDKNSQKRVTTLAESEQAPDFTDQATLESDIEMNLHIKERDSKLILKIKQALERIENGTYGICETCGEEISEARLEARPVTTECIDCKREQENQEKLRGV from the coding sequence ATGAATAAAAAAACACTCCAGCACTTCAGAAAAAGACTCACTGATCAGCTTGATGAACTTCATGATAAAAACAGCCAGAAAAGGGTCACCACGCTTGCCGAATCTGAGCAGGCTCCTGACTTTACTGATCAGGCAACTCTGGAATCAGACATAGAGATGAATTTACATATCAAAGAACGGGACAGCAAACTGATACTTAAGATAAAACAGGCACTGGAACGGATTGAAAACGGAACCTATGGCATATGCGAGACATGTGGAGAGGAGATCTCCGAGGCAAGGCTTGAAGCGCGCCCTGTAACCACAGAGTGTATAGACTGTAAAAGGGAACAGGAAAACCAGGAAAAGCTGAGAGGGGTTTAA
- a CDS encoding tetratricopeptide repeat protein, which produces MANKKYAILLSVVVAGLLAFTFPVVGQEKKGTEQGTQSADEEKDRMSKEAQTAMVEAQRAFEKKDFATARKFLIDYLATKPLDVPAEVYLMLGYYWYNEDKFDEAIKVFKEGYEKFPNNLDLLSYYAATLYEGGKFAEAGPMMEKSYETSPKKPINLLEAAAGAYYQIEKYADAKRVIRKMMSTTKEPKETWFNMLLGICFEEEKYDEAEKTIFEALKLFPMNATYWQQLQMVRQVKEDWYGMAGAMEIRTNIKPPEKPQEFKDIYTIYSSLNLPLRVIKSIEISSKEKALEEKEHIQIAEAYARAAKINKAVSYLDTLIQKKPSSGLMLKKAEILLNARKNNEAIKACDDLIAFNPNEGGAYRIKGLALWDLEDWNGMRIAFTRAQAFKEHRREAEEGLDYIKSLDEAMKSSMQ; this is translated from the coding sequence ATGGCAAATAAAAAATATGCGATATTGTTATCAGTTGTTGTAGCAGGTTTGCTTGCGTTCACTTTCCCTGTGGTTGGACAGGAGAAAAAAGGGACTGAGCAGGGTACTCAATCTGCAGATGAAGAAAAAGACAGAATGTCAAAAGAGGCCCAGACGGCTATGGTAGAGGCTCAGAGGGCATTTGAAAAAAAGGACTTTGCTACTGCCAGGAAATTCCTTATCGATTATCTGGCCACAAAACCTTTAGATGTGCCTGCCGAGGTTTACCTCATGCTCGGTTATTACTGGTATAATGAGGATAAGTTTGATGAGGCCATAAAGGTATTCAAGGAAGGGTATGAAAAGTTCCCTAACAACTTGGACCTGCTTTCCTACTATGCTGCGACACTTTATGAAGGTGGCAAATTTGCTGAGGCCGGCCCGATGATGGAAAAGAGCTATGAGACATCACCTAAAAAGCCTATCAACCTGCTTGAGGCCGCGGCAGGAGCCTATTATCAGATAGAGAAGTATGCCGATGCAAAACGGGTTATCAGGAAGATGATGAGTACCACAAAGGAGCCTAAGGAAACCTGGTTCAATATGCTTTTAGGTATATGCTTTGAAGAAGAAAAGTATGACGAGGCGGAAAAAACAATCTTTGAGGCATTAAAGTTATTCCCCATGAACGCTACATACTGGCAGCAGCTCCAGATGGTAAGACAGGTAAAAGAGGACTGGTACGGTATGGCTGGCGCAATGGAGATACGTACAAATATAAAACCACCAGAAAAGCCACAAGAATTTAAAGATATATATACCATATATAGCTCTTTGAACCTCCCATTGAGGGTAATAAAAAGCATAGAGATCTCTTCAAAGGAAAAGGCTCTGGAAGAAAAGGAGCATATCCAGATAGCGGAAGCTTATGCCAGGGCTGCGAAAATTAATAAGGCTGTTTCTTATCTTGACACGCTGATACAGAAAAAGCCCTCTTCAGGCCTTATGCTAAAAAAGGCAGAGATACTTCTTAATGCCAGAAAAAATAATGAGGCTATAAAGGCATGTGATGATCTTATTGCCTTTAACCCGAATGAGGGCGGGGCATATAGAATTAAAGGTTTGGCCTTATGGGACCTTGAAGACTGGAATGGTATGAGGATTGCCTTTACAAGGGCACAGGCCTTTAAGGAGCATCGTAGAGAGGCAGAGGAAGGGCTTGATTACATTAAGAGCCTTGATGAGGCAATGAAAAGCTCGATGCAGTAG